Genomic window (Streptomyces sp. SLBN-31):
TCATCGGGAGTCAGGGTCAGGCTGTGCGCGGTGAGGACTGCGGCGAGGGAGCGGTCGACCAGGGTGTCGGCGTCGCGCTCGCGGAAGGCGGGAAGGTCTAGGCGGACCTGGATGATCTTTTCCAGGAAGTCGCGTGCGCGGGGTTCGCTGTTGCCGACCAACTCACTGCGTTGCAGGACGTCCAGCAGGGTCCGTTCGTCGAAGCTGATCAGGTAGTACACGTTGGGCAGATGCCCGACCAGGCGCACTAGCTTGAAGACGACGAGGAGTTCTTCGGGGGTGAGGCGGTCCAGGTCGTCCATGACGACGAGCACGGGGTGGCCCGCTTTGCGCAGGGCTTCTTCGGCTTTGTGTTTGGCTGCGGATGCGCTCGTGTCGCCGCTGATGCGGTTGCTGACCTCTTGGATCAGCCCCTCGGAGTCCAGGCCGAAGAGAGCGGTGACCTTTCCCAGTGGGCTGATGGCCTTGCCGAATCCGCCGATCTTCTCTCGGCCTCGGACCACCGTCCGTCCTTCGGGAGGGCTTCGCGGATCTCGCTGAACAGCGCGAGCGTGAGCGACTCCAGGTCGGAGTACAGCCATGGGTTGAGTTCCGCGACCCACCAGCCGTCACCGTTGGCGGTCTCCCGTAGACGGCGTGCCACCTTGCCCAGGACGCTGGATTTGCCCGAGCCCCAGGGGCCGATCAGCGCGAGGACTCCGGTTTCGGTCTGGGCTCGTACCCGGTCCAGCAGGCTGAGCACATGCTGGGCGTACTGCCCGTGTCCGAGTAGGTCAGGCCCTTCGTCGTGGTCGAGGAAGGGCTCGTCGTTGAAGAAGTGCGCGTCGGCCATTTGTTCATTGTCGGGACGGGGAGGGGGCCGGGTGCGGGTGTTGGTGTGTTCAGTCTGCGATGAGCCCGATGTCGGTGAGGAGCTGTTGCTGGTCGGGGTGGAGTTCGTTGTAGGTGGCGTGCTGGTGGCGTAGCCAGTCGGTGTCGGCGGGGTTGAGTTCGGTGAGGCTGTGGGCGCTGCGGATGCGGTGGTACACGCGCTGCCAGCGCAGGTTCCATGGCGGGTTCCACCAGGGGTCGATTGCGGTGAGGGCTTGGGCACGATTGGCGGGTGTGATTGAGAGGTTCGTAGTTGGTGTGGTGGGTGGGGTGTGAGCTGTGGTGTTGGTGATTTTTTGAGAAGGGGAAAGAGCGCCTCTGGGGTCCCTCCGGCGGTGGTGACGAGGCTTCTGATCTGCGTTTGTTGGGGGTCTGTTGATAAGGGGGGTGTGGTGTTGGGGATAGTTTCTAGAACCTAATCTCGATCTTTCATGACGGTCTGCCGACGGAGTCGGCAGACTGTTTTGCGTTCCGTGGCTGCTGGCGGGCAGGCCAGTAGCCCGGCTGACGTGTCGGGTGGGCGCCGGGTTCCACTGCTCCGGTGACGATGGGGCTGCTCGCAGGGACGGGAAAGTTACTGGTCAGACTGGGTTGGGCAGTTGGTGGAGCCGTTCGAGGGCGCTGGTGACGACTTGGGTCCAGGGCCAGTGGCGGGCGAGACGGAGGATCTGGCGGCGGCCGGTGGTGACGAGCTGGCCGGCCGGGCTGAACAGGCGGAGCCGCAGGCGGCGGGGCTCCCAGAGCCGGGCCTTGCCGTTCAGCGCAAGCATCGGCATCCAGGCCGGCAGGTCGAGTGCGATCTGGACGATCTCCAGCCAGACCATGTTTTGCGCGGTGTCGTGCAGGGGGAGGTTGCGCAGGCCGGTCGCGCGGGCAGCCCGGATGCGGTCCTCGGCGCGTGCCCGCAGGCGGTGGCGGAGTTCGAGTTCGGCGATGGGCCGGCCGGTGGTGTTGGTGGCGAAGCACGTGATCCGCATGCCGTCGGCGTCCGTGATCCTCAACTGGGCACCGGGGTGCGGTCGTTCCTTGCGAACGATCAGCCGCATGCCTTTCTGCCAGCCCTCGAGCATGCCGCCGGTGATTTCGGCGACCCAGGCCCCGTCCCGGATCTCTCCGTCGGGCTCGACGGCCGGCGTCCATGCCGCGGGCGGCACCTTGAGTACGGCCTGGTGGATTGCGTCGGTGATGGTCATACCGACCGAATACGACAGCCACCTTCCGCGTTTCGCGAGCCAGGCCACGAACTCATGGGTGCCGCCCGCGGAGTCAGTGCGGATCAGCGTCCGGCGCCCGCGCCGATAGGACTTGGGCAGCTGGGCCAAGGCCAGTTGGGTGGTGGTGATGTGATCGGCGGCGGTGTTGCTGCCCGCGTTCCCGGGCCTGAGTAGAGCGGCCACCGGCTCGCCGGACCCGCCTGTCCCGTGGTCGACGAAGGCCATCAGCGGGTGGTGGCCGAAGGTCTTCTTCCAGGTCGCAGCCGTGTCTTCCTTGTCGGAGTGCGCGATGACCAGGACGCCGTCCAGGTCCACGGTCACCGAGCCGGTTGCATCCGGCGCCGTCTGCCCGGCCAGCTTCCATACGTGCTGGCGCACTTGGGACCGGGCGCTGCGGATCGCGTTCAAGGCGCGCTGGCCGCCCGCTGCGAGCGTGTCGATCAGCCGGGAGACTGTCGGGTCCGAGGCCACCGGCCCGAACACGGCAGGCTCGGCCCGCAGCATGCCGACGTCGGCCAGGCAGTCGCCGCCGAGGGCGACCGCCAGCGCCGCCTCGTCATCAGCCGTGAGCTCGCCCGCTGACCAGGGGACCGGTTCAACCCCCGGTGGGTCCTGATGGCCGCGATGGGCGCGAACATGGTTCTGGGATGGATGCTGTTCAACCTGGACACAGCGCCCGCCGGGCAGGCGTTGCTCTCCATCGGCTACGGCACCCTGGCAAGCGGCGTGCTCCTGGTCAACCTGTACGCCCTTGTCCAGCGTAGCGTCCCGCCAGGGGCGGTGGGCCGCGCGAGCGGGGTCTTCCTCGCCGCGACCTACCTCCCGGCCGCAGCATCCGGCTATGCCTTCGCCGCACTGCAGGGCGCCTACGGCTGGGGCATGGCGGCCACTATCCAGATGAGCTGCCTGCCTGTCATCGGCATCGGCGCACTCCTCGCGCTTGACCTGCGGAAGCTGGGCAAGCCGGCAGCAGTGCCAGCTGGCGCGTAGCCCGACACGCGGGGCCGAGCCGGGTGACCGGCCGGCCCCGTCATGTCGAAGGCCGCCACTCGCCGGGCCCTTCCTGGACCAGCCGACAACACCTCGACGGAGCGCTGAAGTACCCGTGCCAACCGACCACGCCTGTCAGTTCGCGTCCGAAATCGCCGTGAAAAACCTGAACAACCTTCGCACCTACCTGCGATGGGATCCGGTGATGTATCGGAAGAGGAGGCAGGCGGCCTGGCTGTCCGGCTACCGCCGACTCAGCCACCGCTACGAACGCCAATCCAACTCCTTGGCCTTTCTCGGCCTCGCCGCCGCCCGGTGCTGCTACAAGCACTTGGTCCGAGGGTGCTGTCAATCTGGATCTCATCACCGATGACACCCAGCGAGCCAGCACTGCCTTGGCCGTGTCCGGCGTGTGACGCGGCTATGACGCTGGTGTCGTGAACACCGAGTCCCGCGGCGGCCGTCGAGAGTTCAGGCCGCCGCGGAGCCTCTTCCCTCACCCGTCGGCCGGCGCGTCCCGTCGGCCCGTCCTAAGGATCAGAGCCGTCGTAACGCATGCCACGACGGTAAGCGCGCTCGCAGTGAGGAACGCCGCGCGGACGCCCGGTACGAACGCGCCGGGCACAGCTCCGGCGGCAGACACCGACACGATCGCGGCAAGTCCGATCGCTCCGCCGAGTTGATGGGTGGTTTGCAGCAGTCCGGAAGCCGATCCCGCGTGCTCGGGCACGACGTCACCCACGACAAGTGAGGCGGTGGGCATGAACGTCAGCCCCGCAAAGACTCCGTTGACGAGCATTGGGCCGAGTACGGCGGCGGTGTAGGAGTCGCCAGCACCGATCCGTTGGCGTGGGCCGGTCGGCGGGAGTGCAGGATGAGGGCTGCCAGGGTGGAGGCCAGGAGCGTGAATGCGGCGGTGGTCAGGAAGGCGGCGCGGGCGCCGGGGACGAACTGGCCGGGGACGGCCCCGGCGGCGTAGACCGAGACGACGACGGCGAGGCCGATGGTTCCGCCCAGCTGCTGGACTGTCTGGAGCAGGCCGGAGGCCGATCCGGCGTGCTGCGGCTCGACCCCGCCCATCACCAGGGAGGCGGTCGGCATGAAGGTCAGTCCGGCCGAGACGCCGTTGATCAGCAGGGGGCCGAGGACTGCGGTGGCGTAGCTGCTGGTCGTGTCGATGTTGCTGAGCCAGACGTAGCTGGCGGTCAGGCCGAGGGTGCCGGTGATCAGCAGCGGCCTCTGTCCGAAGCGGGCCACCAGCTTTGGAGCGGTGCGTGCCATGGCGAAGATGCCCAGCGTCATCGGCAGGAACGCGGCTCCGGCAGCGATGGGGCCGAAGTGCAGCACCCGCTGGACGTACTGCACGACCAGGAAGAACGTTGCGATCTGGGAGCCGAAGACCAGGGTCGTCACGGCGAGAGCGCCCAGGCGGCGTCGGTCGCGCAGCAGGGCGGGCACCAGCATCGGGTGGGCGACCCGGCGTTCGGTCATGGCCAGGGCGGCCAGGAGCACGACGCCGACTGTGAGAGAGCCGATGGTCTGCGGAGAGGACCAGCCGTGCTCGGGTGCGCCGATCAGTGCCCAGACGATTGCCACGGCCGCGCCGGTGGCGCTAAGTGCGCCGATGAGGTCGAAGCGGCCGGGGTTGCGCGGGGTTTCGGCAACGAACCGCGGGGCGAGGGCGAGCACGGCGATGCCGATGGGAACATTGATGAACAAGGTCCAGCGCCAGGAGCCGACTTCGGTGACCACACCGCCCAGGAGGAGGCCGAGGGTGCTGCCGCCGATACCGACGGCGGCGAACAGGGCCAGGGCCCGGTTGCGTGCCGCGTCGTCGCGGGCGCTGGTGGTGAGCAGGGTGAGGACGCTGGGTGCGGCCAGTGCCGCGCCGATGCCCTGCGCCGCGCGGGCGGCGATCAGCAGGCCGGCGCTCTGGGCGAAGCCGCCCAGCAGTGAGGACGCGGTAAAGACAGCCAGGCCGATGAGGAAGACACGCAGCTGGCCGTAGGTGTCTCCGAGCCGGCCGCCCATCAGCATCAGGCCGCCGAAGGCGAGAGTGTAGGCGTTGACCACCCAGGACAACGAGGATGGGCCGAGGTCGAGGCCGGTGCCGATGCTGGGCAGGGCCACGTTGACGATGGTGCCGTCGAGGGTGAGCATCAGCTGCCCGACAAGCACGATCATGATGCCGAACGCCGCGCGGTGGCTGTTGGACTGTGGCGTCGCAGGAGATTCGGCGGACGAAGTCAACGGGGTGGCGCCAGGGATGCGAGGAGTTGTGGACATGACGGGGATCCTGTTCTGGCCTTCAGGGGCCGACAGAGTGTGAGCGGTGTGCGGGGCGGCGGTCGGGCCTGGCCCCCGAAGGGAGGGCGGTGCTCGCGGGTGTTTGCGTGCTGACGGGAACGGCCCGGTCGAAGCCGGGCCCGGGAAAGGGATGTCGGCGGGGATGATGCGCGCCCAGCGGGCCTGGTCGCCGGGCGCGCGCGTCACGGCCTGGCTGCTCAGACCTGCGCCATGCCACCGTCGGCGAAGAGCTCGACACCGGTGATGAAGCTGGAGGCGTCGCTGGAGAGGAACGCCGCGGCCTTGCCCATCTCGCGGGGGTCGGCGATCCGCCCGGTCGGGTTACCCTCGCCCATCTTCTGGACCATGGCGGCAACGGCGTCGGCGCCCTGCGCCATGGCGGCGGCCCGCCGCAGGGACTCCGTGTCCACGGCGCCGGGGCTGAGGACGTTCATGCGGATGCCGGAGCCCTTGATGTCCTGGATCCAGGACCGGATGAAGGCGCGCACCGCGGCCTTGGAACCGCCGTACAGGCCCATGGCGGCCGGGGGCTGGATGGAGGCGGTCGAGCCGATGATGACGACCGTGCCGCCGGGCGGCAGCAGCGGGATCGCCGGCTGGACGGTGAACAGGACGCCCTTGGCGTTGACGTTGAAGGTCCGCTCGAACTGCTCCTCGGTGATCGCGCCGAGCGGGGCGTGGGCGCCGATGCCGGCGTTGGCCACGACCGCGTCGAGGCGTCCGTGGCGCGCGATGACCTCCTGGTACATCGCCTCCATGTCGGCGAGCTTGGTGACGTCGGCGACGATGCCCGAACAGTTCGGCCCGATTACGGCGACCGTCTCGTCCAGCTGCTTCTGCTGCAGGTCGG
Coding sequences:
- a CDS encoding KAP family NTPase; translated protein: MADAHFFNDEPFLDHDEGPDLLGHGQYAQHVLSLLDRVRAQTETGVLALIGPWGSGKSSVLGKVARRLRETANGDGWWVAELNPWLYSDLESLTLALFSEIREALPKDGRWSEAERRSADSARPSAHWERSPLSSAWTPRG
- a CDS encoding MFS transporter; protein product: MSTTPRIPGATPLTSSAESPATPQSNSHRAAFGIMIVLVGQLMLTLDGTIVNVALPSIGTGLDLGPSSLSWVVNAYTLAFGGLMLMGGRLGDTYGQLRVFLIGLAVFTASSLLGGFAQSAGLLIAARAAQGIGAALAAPSVLTLLTTSARDDAARNRALALFAAVGIGGSTLGLLLGGVVTEVGSWRWTLFINVPIGIAVLALAPRFVAETPRNPGRFDLIGALSATGAAVAIVWALIGAPEHGWSSPQTIGSLTVGVVLLAALAMTERRVAHPMLVPALLRDRRRLGALAVTTLVFGSQIATFFLVVQYVQRVLHFGPIAAGAAFLPMTLGIFAMARTAPKLVARFGQRPLLITGTLGLTASYVWLSNIDTTSSYATAVLGPLLINGVSAGLTFMPTASLVMGGVEPQHAGSASGLLQTVQQLGGTIGLAVVVSVYAAGAVPGQFVPGARAAFLTTAAFTLLASTLAALILHSRRPAHANGSVLATPTPPPYSAQCSSTESLRG
- a CDS encoding SDR family NAD(P)-dependent oxidoreductase; this encodes MSLPLEGKVGVVTGGASGVGLGIAQEFLDQGARVVITDLQQKQLDETVAVIGPNCSGIVADVTKLADMEAMYQEVIARHGRLDAVVANAGIGAHAPLGAITEEQFERTFNVNAKGVLFTVQPAIPLLPPGGTVVIIGSTASIQPPAAMGLYGGSKAAVRAFIRSWIQDIKGSGIRMNVLSPGAVDTESLRRAAAMAQGADAVAAMVQKMGEGNPTGRIADPREMGKAAAFLSSDASSFITGVELFADGGMAQV